The following proteins are co-located in the Heliorestis convoluta genome:
- the rplB gene encoding 50S ribosomal protein L2 — protein sequence MAVKKFKPTSPGRRQMTVASFSEITKSEPEKSLVAPLTRKAGRNNQGKLTVRHRGGGHKRMYRIIDFKRNKDSVPAKVAAIEYDPNRSARIALLHYLDGEKRYILAPNGLKVGDVIVSGAEADIKTGNALPIINIPVGTVLHNIEMRPGKGGQLCRSAGTSAQLMAKEGNYATLRLPSGEMRKVHITCRATIGQIGHLEHENITIGKAGRKRWLGIRPTVRGVVMNPNDHPHGGGEGRSPIGRKAPVTPWGKVAIGGKTRRKKASDKLIVKRRNRK from the coding sequence ATGGCTGTAAAAAAGTTTAAGCCTACCTCGCCCGGTCGACGTCAAATGACCGTAGCGAGCTTTTCAGAAATCACAAAAAGTGAGCCTGAAAAGTCACTTGTTGCACCGCTGACGAGAAAAGCAGGTCGTAACAACCAGGGTAAGCTGACGGTTCGGCACAGAGGCGGCGGACATAAGCGCATGTATCGTATTATCGATTTCAAGCGCAACAAAGATAGTGTTCCCGCTAAAGTCGCCGCAATTGAATACGATCCCAACCGCAGCGCCCGTATCGCACTGCTTCATTATTTAGATGGAGAAAAGCGTTACATCTTAGCACCCAATGGCCTCAAAGTTGGAGACGTCATTGTTTCCGGTGCTGAAGCAGATATTAAGACAGGGAATGCATTGCCGATCATCAACATTCCCGTAGGTACAGTATTGCATAACATTGAGATGCGTCCTGGAAAAGGCGGACAACTCTGTCGTTCTGCAGGAACATCAGCTCAGTTAATGGCGAAAGAAGGCAACTATGCTACATTGCGCTTGCCCTCCGGCGAAATGCGTAAAGTACACATTACATGCCGCGCTACCATTGGGCAGATTGGTCATCTCGAACACGAGAATATCACCATCGGTAAAGCCGGCCGGAAACGCTGGTTGGGAATTCGACCCACTGTACGCGGTGTCGTCATGAACCCCAACGATCACCCACACGGTGGTGGTGAAGGTCGCTCCCCAATTGGTCGCAAAGCACCTGTTACTCCATGGGGTAAAGTGGCCATTGGTGGCAAGACTCGTCGTAAAAAAGCTTCCGACAAGCTTATTGTCAAGCGTCGTAACCGTAAGTAG
- the rplD gene encoding 50S ribosomal protein L4 codes for MPKVAVYNMEGSQVGEIELKEEIFGIEPNESVLHQAVVAQLASWRRGTHKVKKRGEVSGGGKKPWRQKGTGRARAGTIRSPLWRGGAITFGPQPRDYKITLPKKVRRLALKSALSSKVLEGNIVVVDTLAMEAPKTKAMAGVLDKLQADRKALIVTAVNDENIFKSARNIPGVKPVDAVSINVYDILKHDKLVITKDAVAKVEEVFA; via the coding sequence ATGCCGAAAGTAGCGGTATACAACATGGAAGGCAGTCAAGTTGGTGAGATTGAGCTCAAAGAAGAAATCTTTGGCATCGAGCCCAATGAATCTGTACTTCATCAAGCTGTAGTAGCTCAATTGGCCTCCTGGCGTCGAGGCACTCATAAAGTTAAAAAACGTGGCGAAGTCTCCGGGGGTGGGAAAAAGCCTTGGAGACAAAAAGGTACAGGCCGTGCAAGAGCTGGTACCATTCGCTCTCCATTGTGGCGCGGTGGTGCCATCACCTTTGGACCGCAACCTCGCGACTACAAAATTACACTCCCTAAAAAAGTTCGCCGTCTTGCTCTCAAATCAGCCTTATCAAGCAAAGTACTAGAAGGCAACATCGTTGTAGTCGACACACTGGCGATGGAAGCTCCTAAGACAAAAGCAATGGCTGGTGTTTTAGATAAACTACAAGCTGACCGTAAAGCTTTAATCGTTACAGCTGTAAATGATGAAAATATTTTCAAGTCAGCTCGCAACATTCCTGGTGTGAAGCCAGTTGATGCTGTAAGTATTAATGTTTATGACATCCTGAAGCATGACAAACTGGTCATCACCAAAGATGCAGTGGCCAAGGTTGAGGAGGTGTTCGCCTAA
- the rplW gene encoding 50S ribosomal protein L23 gives MRNPYDVLIKPVITEKSMDLTAENKFTFVVNPAANKIEIKHAVEQLFKVKVLDVWTLNVKGKKKRMGKYVGRTSDKKKAIVKLRDGDKIEIFEGV, from the coding sequence ATGCGCAATCCATACGACGTGCTGATCAAACCCGTCATCACAGAAAAATCGATGGATCTGACAGCTGAGAACAAGTTCACCTTCGTCGTGAACCCTGCGGCCAACAAAATTGAAATCAAGCATGCAGTTGAGCAGCTTTTCAAAGTAAAAGTCCTTGATGTTTGGACTCTGAACGTTAAAGGCAAAAAGAAGCGCATGGGCAAATACGTAGGACGTACATCGGATAAGAAAAAAGCCATCGTGAAATTAAGAGATGGCGATAAAATCGAAATATTCGAAGGCGTATAA
- the rpsJ gene encoding 30S ribosomal protein S10 produces MGKQKIRIRLKAFDHRILDQSSEKIVDTAKRTGASVSGPIPLPTEKSIFTILRSPHVNKDSREQFEMRTHKRLIDILEPNPKTVDALMRLDLPAGVDIEIKL; encoded by the coding sequence ATGGGTAAACAAAAAATTCGTATTCGGCTAAAGGCTTTTGATCATCGCATTCTTGATCAGTCTTCCGAAAAAATCGTGGATACTGCCAAGCGGACGGGTGCCTCTGTATCGGGTCCCATTCCACTGCCGACTGAGAAGAGCATCTTTACCATCCTACGTTCTCCTCATGTCAACAAAGATTCCCGCGAACAGTTCGAAATGCGCACCCATAAGCGTCTCATCGACATTTTAGAGCCCAACCCGAAGACGGTAGACGCTCTCATGCGTTTAGACTTGCCAGCGGGTGTCGATATTGAGATCAAACTGTAA
- the rpsS gene encoding 30S ribosomal protein S19 has protein sequence MARSLKKGPYVESSLFKKVEEMTQKGEKKVIKTWSRRSTIFPQFVGHTFAVHDGRKHIPVYVTEDMVGHKLGEFAPTRTYKGHAGSEKSSRLR, from the coding sequence ATGGCCCGTTCCCTTAAAAAAGGACCTTACGTTGAAAGTAGCCTTTTCAAAAAGGTTGAAGAAATGACCCAAAAAGGCGAGAAAAAAGTAATTAAGACCTGGTCTCGCCGTTCCACCATCTTTCCACAATTCGTCGGTCATACTTTTGCAGTCCATGACGGACGGAAGCACATTCCTGTGTATGTGACGGAAGATATGGTTGGACATAAGTTAGGGGAATTTGCCCCAACTCGCACCTATAAAGGTCATGCAGGCTCAGAAAAATCGAGCCGACTACGTTAG
- the rplC gene encoding 50S ribosomal protein L3, whose product MLRKGLLGKKIGMTQVFGDNGELVPVTVVEAGPCIVVQKKTVENDGYEAIQVGYGDVREKLVNKPKKGHLKKAGVKLLRHLREFKVENPGDYQVGQELKADIFAPGDVIDVVGTSKGKGFAGGIKRHNFHRGPMKHGSKYHRRPGSAGAKGPARIFKGRKMPGRMGGERVTVQNLTVVSVDSERNLLLIKGAVPGPKKTLLIIKNAVKAN is encoded by the coding sequence GTGCTACGCAAAGGACTTCTAGGCAAAAAGATTGGTATGACTCAGGTTTTTGGCGATAACGGCGAGCTCGTTCCTGTTACAGTAGTAGAAGCAGGGCCTTGTATCGTAGTTCAAAAGAAAACAGTCGAAAACGATGGATATGAAGCCATACAAGTAGGCTACGGTGATGTTCGTGAAAAACTCGTGAACAAACCGAAAAAAGGACACTTGAAAAAAGCCGGCGTAAAACTTCTTCGCCATTTGCGCGAATTCAAAGTAGAAAACCCTGGCGACTATCAAGTAGGACAAGAGCTGAAAGCTGATATCTTTGCACCAGGTGATGTGATTGACGTTGTTGGAACCTCTAAAGGTAAAGGTTTTGCTGGTGGAATCAAAAGACACAACTTCCATCGCGGACCGATGAAGCACGGTTCAAAATATCATCGTCGTCCTGGTTCTGCCGGTGCAAAAGGACCAGCTAGAATATTTAAAGGTCGCAAAATGCCAGGTCGCATGGGCGGCGAACGTGTTACGGTACAGAACCTCACTGTTGTTTCTGTCGATAGTGAGCGCAATCTTCTCTTAATCAAAGGTGCTGTACCAGGACCTAAAAAGACTTTACTGATTATCAAAAATGCAGTAAAAGCGAATTAA